In Edaphobacter paludis, a single window of DNA contains:
- a CDS encoding STAS domain-containing protein yields MSMKVQTRQVDGVTILDLSGRITLGEGSVTIRDAVRDVLAKGSNKILLNLADVNYIDSSGIGELVSAFTTVKNAGGELKLLNLTKKVHDLLQITKLYTVFDVKDDEASAISSFTK; encoded by the coding sequence ATGAGCATGAAAGTACAGACTCGCCAGGTAGACGGCGTCACAATTCTGGATCTCAGCGGCCGGATCACACTCGGCGAAGGCAGCGTAACCATTCGCGATGCAGTTCGCGATGTGCTCGCTAAAGGCTCGAACAAGATTTTGCTGAACCTCGCCGACGTCAACTACATCGACAGCTCTGGAATTGGCGAGCTGGTCAGCGCCTTTACGACGGTGAAAAATGCCGGTGGAGAGCTGAAGCTGCTCAATCTCACCAAGAAGGTTCACGATCTTTTACAGATCACTAAGCTCTACACCGTCTTCGACGTCAAGGATGACGAAGCCTCCGCGATCTCTTCCTTCACCAAGTAA
- a CDS encoding LemA family protein codes for MKSLWIVLGVVGVIILIALFGFGSYVSTKNTLVQKNEAINQAYSQVNVVQQRRLDLIPNLVASVKGYVNEESTVLTNIANARAAITSAPDRASSIAANSKLDVALGPFFRLQEQYPNLKGNEQFTRLTDELAGTENRIAVERSRYNRTLEDYNVYVRQFPNSIWAGMAGFHYRDEYFKGNPENSTAPKVDFSK; via the coding sequence ATGAAATCTTTATGGATTGTGCTTGGAGTAGTCGGCGTCATTATTCTTATAGCGCTGTTTGGATTTGGCAGCTATGTGAGCACGAAGAACACGCTGGTACAGAAGAATGAGGCCATCAACCAGGCCTATTCGCAGGTGAACGTGGTGCAGCAGCGCCGTCTCGACCTGATTCCGAACCTGGTTGCTTCGGTGAAAGGTTATGTCAACGAAGAGTCCACCGTGCTGACCAACATTGCGAATGCGCGGGCGGCCATCACGAGCGCTCCTGACCGTGCGAGCAGCATCGCGGCGAACTCGAAGCTCGACGTTGCGTTGGGGCCGTTCTTCCGCCTGCAAGAGCAGTATCCAAACCTGAAAGGGAACGAGCAGTTCACGCGTCTGACCGATGAACTGGCGGGTACGGAGAACCGGATCGCGGTGGAACGCAGCCGGTATAACCGGACGCTTGAGGATTACAACGTCTACGTCCGCCAGTTTCCTAACAGCATCTGGGCTGGTATGGCAGGGTTCCACTACAGAGATGAATACTTCAAGGGCAATCCTGAGAACAGCACTGCGCCTAAAGTGGACTTCTCCAAGTAA
- a CDS encoding ATP-binding protein has product MADSTTSRVSFTLDSSLDSVNKVELTAEQAAQRAGFDEDTATHVAMAVREAAVNAVLHGNAYSPNKHITASFETTSDALVIRVADQGPGLDPDSIPDPLAPENILRGSGRGIFLIKAFMDEVHFRQLHPGTELTLIKHRKPAQPGN; this is encoded by the coding sequence TTGGCCGACTCAACTACAAGCCGCGTCAGCTTCACACTTGACTCCTCTCTGGATAGTGTCAACAAAGTAGAGTTGACTGCCGAGCAGGCAGCGCAGCGCGCCGGGTTCGACGAAGATACCGCTACTCACGTCGCGATGGCGGTCCGTGAAGCCGCAGTCAACGCTGTTCTCCACGGCAACGCCTACAGTCCCAACAAGCACATCACAGCTTCTTTTGAAACAACGTCGGACGCGCTCGTCATTCGCGTCGCCGACCAAGGCCCCGGGCTCGATCCGGACAGCATTCCCGATCCGCTGGCACCGGAGAATATCCTTCGCGGTTCAGGCCGTGGCATCTTCCTCATCAAGGCCTTCATGGATGAGGTACACTTTCGCCAGCTACATCCCGGCACGGAACTGACTCTTATCAAACATCGCAAACCCGCTCAGCCGGGGAACTAA
- a CDS encoding glycosyltransferase: MKILYAAGLTPNDTSLYRMWALERLGHQVIPMNTYDYQYSNPFLRKVFFRLAAGPMVTRLNRDLLRVAAAEKPDLLWTDKLLSMQPGTLDRMRAMGIATVSYMIDNPFGPRQDPGWRLYMKDIPHYDLHVVQRDKNITDYRQRGARDVIKIQTAYEPTLQYPPPDSWSDANRNREVSFVGTPYDNRAETLNRLSKLNEFQVVISGNDRQWKRALGEEPFSRLYREGELYRQQYREAIWRSKINLSFITHSNLDEFVHKSFEIAGCGGFLLAERSEGHLQRFREDEEAVFFSSYDELLEKIRRYLPDEAARRRIAAAGQRRALRDGYHNDRQMELIVERAAEIVNRLRTTSV, encoded by the coding sequence ATGAAGATTCTCTATGCCGCCGGTTTAACGCCGAACGATACCTCGCTCTATCGCATGTGGGCGCTGGAACGCCTGGGGCATCAGGTGATTCCGATGAATACCTATGACTATCAATACAGCAATCCCTTTTTGCGCAAGGTGTTTTTTCGCCTGGCCGCAGGGCCGATGGTTACGCGGCTGAACCGCGATCTGCTGAGGGTAGCCGCTGCCGAAAAACCCGACCTACTGTGGACGGATAAGCTGCTTTCGATGCAGCCCGGGACGCTCGATCGCATGAGGGCGATGGGCATTGCCACGGTCAGCTACATGATCGACAACCCCTTCGGGCCACGGCAGGACCCGGGCTGGCGGCTCTATATGAAGGACATTCCGCACTACGATCTGCATGTGGTGCAGCGGGATAAAAATATCACCGACTACCGTCAGCGTGGCGCGCGCGATGTCATCAAGATTCAGACCGCCTATGAGCCTACGCTTCAGTATCCTCCGCCGGATAGCTGGTCGGATGCCAACCGCAACCGGGAAGTCTCCTTCGTTGGGACACCTTACGATAACCGTGCCGAGACTCTCAACCGTCTGTCGAAACTAAATGAGTTTCAGGTGGTGATCTCGGGCAACGACCGGCAATGGAAGAGAGCGCTCGGCGAGGAGCCTTTCAGCCGTCTCTATCGCGAGGGCGAGCTTTACCGACAGCAGTATCGCGAGGCGATCTGGAGGTCGAAGATCAACCTCAGCTTTATCACCCACTCGAACCTGGACGAGTTTGTGCATAAGAGCTTCGAGATCGCGGGGTGCGGCGGTTTTCTGCTTGCCGAGAGGTCTGAAGGCCATCTTCAGCGCTTTCGTGAGGACGAGGAGGCCGTCTTCTTCTCGTCATATGACGAGTTGCTAGAGAAGATTCGGCGCTATCTGCCGGACGAAGCGGCCCGGCGACGGATTGCCGCGGCGGGGCAGAGACGTGCGCTGCGCGATGGCTACCATAACGATCGTCAGATGGAGTTGATCGTCGAACGCGCAGCGGAAATTGTTAATCGTTTGCGTACAACCTCGGTCTGA
- a CDS encoding TPM domain-containing protein: MKRISRWLAIVVLVLSPVGVLTAETVASLPAPTGYVNDFAGVLSPATVQSVDALCTQVDRQAHAQIAVVTIKTIDSDQSIEEFATALEDKWKVGAKGTDRGVLMLLVMQPRRGRIEVGYGLEGILNDAKVGDIGRAMAPFARQGDYNHAVPLGVGQIAQIIATDAGVTLTQPMQQQYRQQPQPVAVHLSLWQVVLGGVGILFVLFILVRTGNVGLIFFLLGSLMGGGGGRGGGRDDEGGGGGGFGGFGGGSSGGGGASGDF, from the coding sequence ATGAAGCGCATTTCACGATGGCTGGCAATTGTTGTTCTAGTCCTTTCGCCAGTCGGAGTTCTGACGGCGGAGACGGTAGCTTCGTTGCCGGCGCCCACCGGCTATGTCAACGATTTTGCCGGGGTGTTGTCGCCTGCGACGGTGCAGAGCGTGGATGCTCTTTGCACGCAGGTCGACCGTCAGGCCCATGCCCAGATAGCGGTGGTGACGATCAAGACGATTGATAGCGATCAATCCATTGAAGAGTTCGCTACCGCGCTTGAAGATAAATGGAAGGTAGGCGCGAAGGGAACGGACCGCGGCGTCCTGATGCTGCTGGTCATGCAGCCGCGGCGCGGGCGGATCGAGGTTGGCTATGGGCTGGAAGGCATTCTCAACGACGCCAAGGTTGGGGACATAGGGCGAGCCATGGCTCCCTTTGCGCGGCAGGGGGACTATAACCATGCCGTTCCGCTGGGCGTTGGGCAGATTGCGCAGATCATCGCTACGGATGCGGGCGTTACTCTTACGCAGCCGATGCAACAGCAATACCGTCAACAGCCGCAGCCGGTGGCTGTTCATTTGAGCCTGTGGCAGGTGGTGCTGGGCGGCGTTGGCATTCTCTTCGTGCTGTTCATTCTTGTCCGGACGGGAAATGTGGGGCTGATCTTTTTCCTGTTGGGAAGCCTGATGGGCGGTGGAGGCGGCAGAGGCGGGGGCAGAGATGACGAGGGGGGTGGCGGAGGCGGCTTCGGTGGCTTTGGAGGGGGCAGTTCCGGTGGCGGCGGAGCGAGTGGAGATTTTTGA
- a CDS encoding magnesium transporter MgtE N-terminal domain-containing protein: protein MTKFNQRTSVSALMGASVMDAQGALYGRVSEFVVAPEIATSQVHGLLLRRSAGKRGEQPALILITDLRLGQGNEMHLREGASPAVLPAEESRLMLERDLLDQQIIDVHGRKVVRVNDVDLVWESANGEGAELSLRIAEVEIGLRGAVRRLLKGLHASTADRIAARFSPSLIPWDFVDLIDRDPSRRVKLKIEQNRLEQMHPSDIADILEELAPAERQALFISLNEETAAEALEEVKPKMQQALIESLDSGQIADIVEEMDPGAAADLLSELSDERSEEILGKMEPEERQEVQELLEFSGDSAAGRMTTDYIALPATAVLGQAIEALRKFEGDIEIVTDIYLLDEEGRIASLIPLVQLLLAQPNAALADLPHSHVVTCDINENGRKVAELFDKYNLRSLPVLDSEQRLVGVIHAEQVIALLRANR, encoded by the coding sequence ATGACGAAGTTTAATCAACGAACGAGTGTCTCTGCCCTGATGGGCGCCAGCGTGATGGACGCGCAGGGCGCGCTCTATGGCCGTGTGAGCGAGTTTGTCGTTGCGCCAGAGATTGCGACCTCTCAGGTTCATGGACTTCTGCTTCGGCGATCGGCAGGGAAGCGGGGCGAGCAGCCTGCACTGATTCTGATTACCGATCTCCGGCTGGGTCAAGGCAACGAGATGCACTTGCGCGAGGGAGCTTCGCCAGCCGTACTGCCCGCGGAGGAAAGCCGCCTGATGCTGGAGCGCGACCTGCTCGATCAGCAGATTATCGACGTTCATGGTCGCAAGGTGGTCCGCGTCAACGATGTCGATCTGGTGTGGGAGTCAGCGAACGGTGAAGGTGCGGAATTATCTCTGCGCATCGCTGAGGTCGAGATTGGCTTGCGTGGAGCAGTACGCCGCCTGCTGAAGGGCTTACATGCTTCGACGGCTGACCGCATAGCAGCCCGCTTCAGCCCGAGCCTTATTCCGTGGGATTTCGTGGACTTGATCGACCGCGACCCGTCACGTCGGGTCAAGCTCAAGATCGAGCAGAACCGCCTCGAGCAGATGCATCCTTCCGACATTGCGGACATTCTCGAAGAGCTTGCGCCTGCCGAGCGGCAGGCGCTGTTCATCAGCCTCAACGAGGAGACTGCCGCCGAAGCGCTGGAAGAGGTGAAGCCGAAGATGCAGCAGGCGCTGATCGAGTCACTCGACTCGGGCCAGATCGCTGACATCGTCGAAGAGATGGACCCTGGCGCCGCCGCGGATCTGCTCTCCGAACTGTCGGATGAAAGGTCGGAGGAGATTCTCGGAAAGATGGAGCCTGAAGAGAGGCAGGAGGTGCAGGAGCTGCTCGAATTCTCCGGCGACTCTGCCGCCGGGCGTATGACGACGGACTATATCGCTCTGCCAGCGACGGCTGTGCTGGGGCAGGCCATCGAGGCGCTGCGCAAGTTCGAGGGCGACATCGAGATCGTCACTGATATCTACCTGCTGGATGAAGAGGGAAGAATTGCAAGCCTCATTCCTCTGGTTCAGTTGCTGCTTGCGCAGCCGAATGCAGCGCTGGCAGATCTGCCGCACAGCCATGTCGTTACCTGTGATATCAACGAGAACGGTCGCAAGGTGGCGGAACTTTTTGATAAATACAATCTGCGCTCACTGCCTGTGCTTGATAGCGAGCAGCGGCTGGTTGGGGTGATCCATGCCGAACAGGTCATCGCGTTGCTGCGCGCCAACCGCTAA